In Mucilaginibacter celer, one DNA window encodes the following:
- a CDS encoding sensor histidine kinase, translating into MKKIILLILCCLVYVNIRAQTARLYFDRFDIKKGLPESNVNTIKEDSEGYMWFSTQNGLVRYDGYRYKIYRLGSQKLNRQVATLVFSIVEDDKKNLWVSTLVNGLFKYNRQTDTFSQYPYPDQYAQFIITSTDRYGNVWGRYNATDGRQSVVKFDIVTGQYEKFDRWHKGIYHLSATYGYATYKTANGDIWIPTNNGLFRYNGKGKSLTPYFNTTDTAKQMGINPVYEAPSEPGILYMNTFHGNNIDLKFSRFDTKTGAIKHFRPGPAKDSLLNAGIFSIYEDANKQLWIGTMQGLSMFNRQNGKFSNYVPVDTLTQTDKNNLMAIRETKDGILWATFPYGLMSFDPKTAVFTRYSVNPDDPGGIGSSLISTKTVDHTGELWLGYGNAGAARHNKQKSAFTICKTGQKVNGYPGRVAGLQLLKDGSAWLSTRLGIFKGSVQANQYQKVFSLENDERYAGGIVMGKDNMLYVASDDGLIVFNTVTQKKITYKSNPVDSTTLNTGFINIIYQDHTGIVWVASNNEKGICSFNPATKKFTRYPYRNTLETITPKNKYYFDDSRAIVFYEDRDSTLWIGSNFGGLSRFDRKNKRFISYFNNDIRNATCVNSICETKDGSFWIGTYLDGIFQFDRRSGKFIRHFNERNGLLFNSVIGISEDNYGRLWVLSERGLSRLDPKTMQIKNFAMANILPGNDVFRGINQFGKLPGGELVVPLNNGISWFNPKSLDDSPFLPVVHIEEITYSNPAASDTAVNKVLAYGHKTLQFAYNQNRVQFSYIALQYDNPEQNIYAYKLDGYDKDWVQAGTNRSVTYNNLAAGTYIFHVKAANSSGVWNNTGDSITIIIATAWYLRWWAWLIYIVAFGSAVYAFISYRSRQLKNENISLEEKVKLRTNELSKANKELSEQQEEIITQRDRLAEAVDNLKTTQQQLIQSEKLASLGELTAGIAHEIQNPLNFVNNFSEVSIELLDEMETELANGDPEEAQAIAADIKLNLEKIHHHGKRADGIVKNMLQHSRAGTGSKEPVNINNLTGEYFKLAYNGLRAKDKTFNAALVTNFDEGLPPVNMIQQDIGRVLLNLFNNAFYAVHQKQKTAGDDYKPEVIVETTIVTPPSGGRGAVISVRDNGMGIPDSIKEKIMQPFFTTKPTGQGTGLGLSLSYDIVVKGHGGKIDIESKEGEYTVFTITLPVG; encoded by the coding sequence ATGAAAAAGATCATCCTGCTGATTTTGTGTTGCCTTGTATACGTAAATATCCGTGCGCAAACGGCTCGTTTATATTTCGACAGGTTTGACATTAAAAAAGGACTACCCGAATCAAACGTAAATACCATTAAGGAAGATAGCGAGGGATATATGTGGTTCTCTACGCAAAACGGACTGGTACGATATGATGGCTACCGGTACAAAATTTACCGGCTCGGATCGCAAAAGCTCAACCGCCAGGTGGCAACCCTTGTTTTCAGTATTGTTGAAGATGATAAAAAAAACCTTTGGGTGAGCACGTTGGTTAACGGGCTGTTTAAGTATAACAGGCAAACTGATACTTTCAGCCAATATCCATATCCTGATCAATATGCCCAGTTTATAATAACTTCAACCGACCGGTACGGCAATGTTTGGGGCCGGTACAACGCTACCGACGGCAGACAAAGCGTTGTAAAATTTGATATTGTTACCGGACAATACGAAAAGTTTGATCGCTGGCATAAAGGTATTTATCATTTATCTGCAACTTATGGTTATGCTACTTATAAAACCGCCAATGGCGATATCTGGATTCCGACAAACAACGGTCTTTTTCGTTATAACGGCAAAGGGAAAAGCCTAACCCCATATTTCAACACCACAGATACTGCTAAGCAAATGGGGATAAATCCGGTTTATGAAGCACCATCAGAGCCTGGAATTTTGTACATGAATACTTTCCACGGCAATAATATCGACCTCAAATTTTCCCGCTTCGATACCAAAACCGGAGCTATAAAACACTTCCGGCCCGGCCCGGCTAAAGACAGCCTTTTAAACGCCGGTATTTTCAGTATTTACGAAGACGCCAACAAACAGCTTTGGATAGGCACCATGCAAGGCCTTTCAATGTTTAACAGGCAAAACGGCAAATTCAGCAACTACGTTCCTGTTGATACCTTAACGCAAACCGATAAAAACAACTTAATGGCCATAAGGGAAACCAAAGACGGCATTTTGTGGGCAACATTCCCTTATGGCTTAATGTCTTTTGACCCTAAAACAGCCGTTTTTACGCGATATAGTGTAAATCCCGACGATCCCGGTGGTATCGGCAGTTCCTTAATCTCAACCAAAACAGTTGATCATACCGGCGAGCTTTGGTTAGGTTACGGTAACGCTGGCGCAGCGAGGCATAACAAACAAAAAAGTGCGTTTACAATTTGTAAAACCGGGCAAAAAGTAAACGGCTATCCGGGCCGCGTTGCCGGGCTTCAGCTATTAAAAGATGGCTCGGCCTGGTTGAGCACACGGTTGGGTATTTTTAAAGGATCGGTTCAGGCCAATCAATATCAAAAAGTGTTTTCGTTGGAAAATGATGAGCGGTACGCTGGCGGGATAGTTATGGGCAAGGATAATATGCTGTATGTTGCCAGCGATGACGGGCTTATTGTGTTCAACACCGTCACCCAAAAAAAAATAACCTATAAAAGTAACCCTGTCGACAGCACTACGCTAAATACCGGCTTTATAAATATCATTTACCAGGATCATACCGGCATAGTATGGGTGGCAAGCAATAATGAAAAAGGCATTTGCTCCTTTAACCCGGCAACTAAAAAGTTTACCCGGTACCCATACCGCAACACGCTCGAAACAATAACCCCGAAAAACAAATATTATTTTGACGACAGCCGCGCTATTGTTTTTTATGAAGACAGAGACAGCACCCTTTGGATAGGCAGTAATTTTGGAGGCCTGAGCCGCTTTGACAGGAAAAACAAACGGTTTATTTCGTATTTCAATAACGATATCCGTAACGCCACTTGTGTAAACAGTATTTGTGAAACCAAAGACGGCAGTTTTTGGATAGGAACTTACCTTGATGGTATTTTTCAATTTGATCGCCGGTCGGGTAAGTTCATCAGGCACTTTAACGAGCGCAATGGGCTGTTGTTTAATTCGGTTATCGGCATCAGCGAAGATAATTATGGCCGCCTGTGGGTTTTGTCGGAACGTGGGCTATCCAGGCTTGATCCGAAAACCATGCAGATCAAAAACTTTGCTATGGCTAATATACTGCCGGGCAATGATGTTTTCAGGGGTATAAACCAATTTGGCAAATTGCCCGGCGGAGAACTTGTTGTCCCTCTAAATAATGGCATCAGCTGGTTTAATCCCAAAAGCCTTGATGATAGTCCGTTTTTGCCGGTGGTTCATATTGAAGAGATTACTTACAGTAATCCTGCCGCCAGCGATACAGCAGTTAATAAAGTGTTAGCCTACGGCCACAAAACACTCCAATTTGCATACAACCAAAACCGTGTGCAGTTTAGCTACATAGCATTGCAATACGATAACCCTGAACAAAACATTTATGCCTACAAACTGGATGGCTATGATAAAGATTGGGTACAGGCAGGAACCAACCGCTCGGTAACCTATAACAATCTTGCGGCAGGCACCTACATATTTCACGTAAAGGCGGCCAACAGTTCGGGTGTTTGGAATAATACCGGCGATAGCATCACTATCATCATTGCCACGGCCTGGTACCTGCGCTGGTGGGCCTGGTTAATATATATAGTGGCTTTTGGCTCGGCGGTGTATGCGTTTATTTCTTACCGATCTCGCCAGCTTAAAAATGAAAATATTTCGCTGGAAGAAAAAGTAAAACTCCGCACCAACGAACTGAGTAAAGCCAATAAAGAGCTAAGCGAGCAGCAGGAAGAAATTATTACCCAACGTGACAGGCTGGCCGAAGCGGTTGATAACCTTAAAACCACCCAGCAGCAACTTATCCAATCAGAAAAACTGGCTTCGCTGGGCGAACTTACTGCCGGTATTGCGCACGAGATTCAAAACCCGCTCAATTTTGTAAACAATTTTTCGGAGGTGAGTATTGAGCTTCTTGATGAAATGGAAACCGAACTGGCCAACGGCGACCCGGAAGAGGCGCAGGCCATTGCTGCTGATATTAAGCTAAACCTCGAAAAAATACACCACCACGGTAAACGGGCCGATGGCATTGTGAAAAACATGCTGCAACACTCGCGGGCAGGTACCGGCAGCAAAGAACCTGTAAACATCAACAACCTAACCGGCGAATATTTTAAACTGGCCTACAACGGGCTTCGCGCCAAAGACAAAACTTTCAACGCTGCGCTGGTTACCAATTTTGATGAAGGTTTACCACCGGTAAACATGATACAGCAGGATATAGGCCGGGTGTTGCTTAACCTGTTTAACAATGCGTTTTACGCTGTTCATCAAAAGCAAAAAACGGCAGGCGATGACTACAAACCCGAAGTTATTGTTGAAACCACTATTGTTACTCCCCCTTCAGGGGGCCGGGGGGCTGTTATTTCTGTGCGCGATAACGGGATGGGCATACCCGATAGCATCAAGGAAAAAATAATGCAACCGTTTTTTACTACCAAACCAACCGGACAAGGAACAGGATTGGGCTTATCACTCAGTTATGATATTGTGGTGAAAGGGCATGGGGGTAAAATTGATATTGAGAGTAAAGAGGGTGAGTATACGGTGTTCACTATTACATTGCCGGTTGGATAA
- a CDS encoding sensor histidine kinase translates to MKQQITISLYWKCQLIGWSLAAVYWGLAGYNGYRFDWLFAGLMFVTDVIIYILITHSYRNIVSKRGWKNLDFYPLIIRLIPSVLILGLIYLGVTILKVYYLRVLYFPHYMLSFSDTFSSNWLPVFMAGIRLMAIWLLAYHLYHYSRREINAVKENSRLALTAREMQLNNLSAQLNPHFLFNSLNNIKALIIDDPKSARRAVDLLADLLRNSLYKGDRQLITINEELELVKDYLELEKLRLEERLSYTIGPPDEFQTVLIPRLSIQTLVENAIKHGIAQRKQGGLISIAIVAGNSCLMIVVSNTGCLMPQGEHGLGIQNLNERLQLHYKGKAGFTIGEAKNTVTATIKIPLV, encoded by the coding sequence TTGAAACAGCAGATAACCATATCATTATACTGGAAATGCCAGCTCATTGGCTGGTCGCTTGCGGCGGTTTACTGGGGCCTGGCGGGTTATAACGGGTACCGTTTCGATTGGTTGTTTGCGGGGCTGATGTTTGTTACCGATGTAATTATTTACATCCTGATTACGCACAGCTATCGCAATATCGTATCAAAGCGGGGCTGGAAAAATCTGGATTTTTATCCTTTAATAATAAGGCTTATACCATCCGTATTAATACTGGGCCTGATTTATCTGGGGGTAACTATACTTAAAGTATATTATCTAAGGGTATTGTACTTCCCTCATTACATGCTGTCGTTTTCAGATACTTTTAGTTCCAATTGGTTGCCCGTATTTATGGCCGGCATCCGGTTAATGGCTATCTGGCTGCTGGCTTATCATTTATACCATTACTCGCGCCGCGAAATTAATGCTGTAAAGGAAAACTCGCGGCTGGCCTTAACCGCCCGCGAAATGCAGCTTAATAACCTTTCGGCCCAGCTTAACCCGCATTTTCTGTTCAATTCGTTAAATAACATCAAGGCTTTAATTATTGATGATCCCAAATCGGCCAGGAGAGCTGTCGATCTGCTGGCTGATTTGCTGCGCAACTCACTTTACAAAGGCGACAGGCAACTCATCACCATAAATGAAGAGCTTGAACTGGTAAAGGACTACCTCGAACTTGAAAAACTGCGATTGGAAGAACGCCTTAGCTATACTATTGGCCCGCCCGATGAATTTCAAACAGTCCTTATTCCACGTTTAAGTATCCAAACGCTTGTTGAAAATGCCATTAAACACGGCATAGCCCAACGAAAACAGGGCGGCCTTATCAGCATAGCCATTGTTGCCGGTAATAGTTGCTTAATGATAGTGGTGAGCAACACTGGCTGTTTAATGCCCCAAGGCGAACATGGCTTAGGCATCCAAAATTTAAATGAACGCCTGCAGTTACATTACAAAGGCAAAGCCGGTTTTACCATTGGCGAGGCTAAAAACACAGTAACCGCAACCATCAAAATCCCACTGGTATGA
- a CDS encoding LytR/AlgR family response regulator transcription factor, translated as MKKIKVMIVDDERAARSEIRRLLTGYPDFEIISEAANADEAQNLMIARMPDLLFLDIQMPERSGFDLLETMDHVPPVIFTTAYDQYAVKAFDISALDYLVKPIREERFEKAIMQARQKLNNADNAGQIFVKDRQQYHLVQWSSVHLIESMDNYARIFYGDKNVFLKSSLNQLEDKLNAEMFFRINRAQIINRKFVNAVNAPAGNRLTITLSTGNVLEVSERQSVKFKLWVATK; from the coding sequence ATGAAAAAGATAAAAGTGATGATTGTTGATGATGAGCGCGCCGCACGTAGCGAGATAAGGCGTTTGCTTACCGGCTATCCCGATTTTGAGATCATATCCGAAGCTGCTAATGCCGACGAAGCGCAAAACCTGATGATCGCCCGGATGCCCGATCTGCTGTTTTTAGATATCCAGATGCCAGAAAGATCGGGCTTTGATTTGCTTGAAACGATGGACCATGTGCCGCCGGTAATATTTACCACCGCTTATGATCAGTATGCGGTAAAAGCTTTTGACATCAGCGCGCTCGATTACCTGGTAAAACCCATCCGTGAGGAGCGTTTTGAAAAGGCCATAATGCAGGCCAGGCAAAAGCTTAACAACGCAGATAACGCCGGACAGATTTTTGTGAAAGACAGGCAGCAATACCACCTGGTGCAATGGAGTTCGGTTCACCTCATCGAATCGATGGATAATTATGCCCGCATTTTTTATGGTGATAAAAACGTGTTTCTAAAAAGCTCGCTCAACCAGTTGGAGGATAAATTAAATGCCGAAATGTTTTTCAGGATTAACCGGGCACAGATCATTAACAGGAAGTTTGTTAACGCGGTTAATGCGCCGGCTGGCAACCGTTTAACTATAACACTAAGCACGGGCAATGTGCTCGAAGTTTCGGAAAGACAATCGGTAAAATTTAAACTTTGGGTGGCCACTAAATAA
- a CDS encoding CocE/NonD family hydrolase yields MMRKIFSLLLLCLIFGKPASAQNKPSTGTYIRDSILLKTRDGASVTVIVARKKGATQKLPTIFQFTIYARRTDTLKIQEAADRGYIGVMAYSRGKWNSAGDILAYETDGRDAYDVIDWISKQPWSDGRVGMYGGSYNGFTQWAATKKLHPALKTIVPSAAVAPGLDVPMTNNVQMSFVFSWTYYIANNKFLDEKDYNGPQWNQLYWNWYNQGLPYHSLDSLTGRGTNTMFQHWVTHPAYDKYWQDMIPYKSDFAHINIPILSTTGYYDGGQIGGMYYYRELAKYNPKADQYVLIGPYGHFGSQSHPDTVYNGYRIDDAARINIHEIIYQWFDYIFKNKPKPAILKNRFNFEVMGSNQWQHVPSLKQMSNDTLKFYLNNNHLAAIKPKKQTSMPQKIDFANRNDISSYYFENQLIYDSINTSGLVFKSDVLTKPLTISGAFSGLLKTIINKKDMDYHVVLFEQMPDGKYFFLSYFMGRASYATSTEKRRLLTPGKTETIPFSNTYITARRLNKGSRIVIVLNVNKSPFEQINYGTGKPVSDESIKDAKIPLHIKWLNSSYINIPVLK; encoded by the coding sequence ATGATGAGAAAAATATTCTCCCTGCTATTGCTATGCCTTATTTTTGGCAAGCCGGCATCGGCACAAAACAAACCCAGCACAGGAACCTACATCCGCGACAGCATATTATTAAAAACCCGGGATGGGGCATCTGTTACCGTAATTGTAGCCCGCAAAAAAGGTGCAACCCAAAAACTTCCAACCATTTTCCAGTTTACCATTTACGCCCGCCGTACCGATACGTTAAAAATACAGGAAGCTGCCGATCGTGGCTACATTGGCGTTATGGCCTACTCCCGCGGCAAGTGGAACAGCGCCGGTGATATTTTAGCCTACGAAACCGATGGCCGCGACGCTTATGATGTGATAGACTGGATAAGCAAACAACCATGGAGCGATGGTCGGGTGGGTATGTATGGCGGTAGCTATAATGGCTTTACCCAATGGGCAGCCACCAAAAAACTGCATCCGGCATTAAAAACCATTGTGCCCTCGGCGGCGGTAGCACCCGGCCTTGATGTACCCATGACCAACAATGTACAGATGAGCTTTGTATTTTCGTGGACGTACTATATCGCCAACAATAAATTCCTTGACGAAAAAGATTACAACGGCCCCCAATGGAATCAATTGTATTGGAACTGGTATAACCAGGGCCTGCCCTACCACAGCCTCGACAGCTTAACAGGCAGAGGCACAAATACTATGTTTCAGCACTGGGTGACACATCCGGCTTACGATAAGTACTGGCAGGATATGATCCCCTATAAAAGCGATTTTGCACACATCAACATCCCCATCCTATCTACCACCGGCTATTATGACGGCGGGCAGATTGGCGGAATGTACTACTACCGCGAGCTGGCCAAATATAACCCCAAAGCCGATCAATATGTGTTGATTGGCCCTTATGGCCACTTCGGTTCGCAAAGTCACCCGGATACGGTATATAATGGCTACCGGATTGATGATGCAGCCAGGATAAACATCCACGAAATTATTTACCAGTGGTTTGATTACATCTTTAAAAATAAACCCAAACCGGCTATCCTTAAAAACAGGTTCAATTTTGAGGTGATGGGCAGCAACCAATGGCAGCATGTGCCCTCATTAAAACAAATGAGCAATGACACCCTAAAGTTTTATCTAAATAACAATCATCTCGCAGCTATCAAACCTAAAAAGCAAACATCCATGCCACAAAAAATTGATTTTGCCAACCGGAACGACATCAGCAGCTACTATTTCGAAAACCAGTTGATTTATGATAGCATCAACACCAGCGGATTGGTTTTTAAAAGCGACGTGCTAACCAAACCCCTAACCATCAGCGGTGCATTTTCGGGTCTGCTGAAAACTATTATCAACAAAAAAGACATGGATTACCATGTGGTGCTGTTTGAGCAAATGCCCGATGGCAAATATTTTTTCCTGTCGTACTTTATGGGCCGGGCCAGCTACGCCACAAGTACAGAAAAACGCAGGCTGTTAACTCCGGGAAAAACAGAAACCATACCTTTCAGCAATACCTACATTACCGCCCGGCGGTTAAACAAAGGCAGCAGAATTGTTATCGTACTCAATGTCAACAAAAGCCCTTTCGAGCAGATCAATTACGGCACCGGTAAACCCGTGAGCGACGAAAGTATAAAGGATGCTAAAATTCCTTTGCATATCAAATGGCTTAACAGTAGCTATATCAATATTCCGGTATTAAAGTAA
- a CDS encoding TerD family protein: protein MAINLQKGQKIDIGLSKMTVGLGWNPNEGTGYDFDLDVSAIMIDANRLVPQDEFFVFYNNVDSPEQSVHHTGDDPTGGNSAGGDDESIMVDLTRVDARIQEILFVVTIHEAQARRQNFGQVRDSYIRILDDQTGSEVCKYELGEDFSIETAIEFGRLYKRGGAWKFEASGVGYKEDLAFFLGKYFKGQIIK from the coding sequence ATGGCTATTAATTTACAAAAAGGGCAAAAGATAGATATCGGCCTTTCAAAAATGACAGTTGGTTTGGGCTGGAACCCTAACGAAGGTACAGGTTATGATTTCGATCTGGATGTATCGGCCATCATGATCGATGCCAACAGGTTGGTTCCGCAGGATGAATTTTTTGTGTTCTATAATAACGTCGATTCGCCCGAGCAATCGGTACATCATACCGGCGATGACCCAACCGGCGGCAACAGCGCAGGTGGCGATGATGAGTCCATCATGGTTGATTTAACCAGAGTTGACGCCCGCATCCAGGAGATCCTGTTTGTGGTTACCATTCACGAAGCACAGGCCCGCCGTCAAAACTTCGGGCAGGTACGTGATTCATACATCCGGATCCTGGACGATCAAACAGGATCTGAAGTTTGTAAGTATGAACTGGGCGAAGATTTTTCTATCGAAACAGCTATCGAATTTGGCAGGCTGTACAAACGCGGTGGTGCCTGGAAATTTGAGGCATCGGGCGTGGGTTACAAAGAAGACCTGGCCTTCTTTTTAGGTAAATATTTTAAAGGACAAATAATTAAATAA
- a CDS encoding TerD family protein, whose protein sequence is MAINLVKGQTIDLRKNDKGESFDLSSVTIGLGWDVRKTHGGGFLGKLFSGGAEEAEYDLDAIAFLLDKNGKVANRGYAKQASNGRTINMFEGDVVYFNSQRHPSGNIWLTGDNRTGAGDGDDEQIIVKLDALDPKYDRILFLVTIYQGRKNNQHFGMIENAFIRAVDNHGKEIAKFSLSGDSTYNGMCSMTFAEVYRKDGTWKFRAIGEPHMTDTFVEILKSY, encoded by the coding sequence ATGGCAATCAATCTGGTAAAAGGTCAAACCATTGATCTTCGTAAAAACGACAAAGGCGAAAGCTTTGATCTTTCGTCGGTTACTATTGGTTTAGGCTGGGATGTACGTAAAACCCACGGCGGCGGCTTTTTAGGCAAACTGTTTAGCGGCGGTGCCGAGGAGGCCGAGTATGATCTGGATGCCATCGCTTTTTTGTTAGATAAAAACGGCAAGGTGGCTAACCGCGGTTATGCTAAACAAGCATCAAATGGTCGCACCATCAATATGTTTGAGGGCGATGTGGTTTACTTTAATTCACAGCGCCATCCATCGGGCAATATCTGGCTCACCGGCGATAACCGCACCGGCGCGGGCGATGGCGATGATGAGCAGATCATTGTAAAGCTTGATGCCCTCGACCCTAAATATGATCGCATCCTGTTCCTGGTAACTATTTATCAGGGCCGCAAAAACAACCAGCACTTTGGCATGATCGAAAACGCCTTTATCCGTGCGGTTGATAACCATGGTAAAGAGATAGCGAAGTTTAGCCTTTCGGGCGATTCAACTTACAATGGTATGTGTTCGATGACCTTTGCCGAGGTGTACCGTAAGGATGGTACCTGGAAATTCAGGGCAATAGGCGAGCCGCATATGACGGATACTTTTGTGGAGATATTGAAATCGTATTAA
- a CDS encoding HAD family hydrolase yields MLHHYSFDLWLTLIKSNPFFKVERTKIFHRDFNPAGKSIDDVARVFRQVDLMCNAVNERTGKNIDADEMYLMVIAMINDNQYPLTGVDVDKLYLDMEKLLFYYLPVVYSPVTIDVLHALKQKGDCTLSILSNTGFIKGKTLRKVMVNLGLHDFFSFQLYSDEEGMSKPNQTLFNLMIQNVKDCNKTKQIKPENIIHIGDNPKADIEGANAAGLKSHLINSNNTSILSLLSL; encoded by the coding sequence ATGCTCCACCACTATTCATTTGATCTGTGGCTCACACTGATCAAATCAAACCCATTTTTCAAGGTCGAACGCACTAAAATTTTCCACCGCGATTTTAATCCCGCGGGTAAAAGTATTGATGATGTTGCAAGGGTTTTTCGCCAGGTTGATTTGATGTGTAATGCCGTGAACGAGCGCACGGGTAAAAACATCGATGCCGACGAAATGTACCTGATGGTGATTGCCATGATCAATGATAACCAGTACCCGCTTACCGGTGTTGATGTGGATAAGCTGTACCTTGATATGGAAAAACTGCTGTTCTATTACCTGCCGGTAGTTTACTCACCTGTAACAATTGATGTTTTGCATGCTCTAAAACAAAAAGGCGACTGCACCCTTAGTATTTTAAGCAATACAGGTTTTATTAAGGGCAAAACTTTAAGAAAAGTAATGGTTAACTTAGGCCTGCATGATTTTTTCAGTTTCCAGCTGTATTCGGACGAGGAAGGCATGTCGAAACCTAACCAAACCTTATTTAACCTGATGATACAAAACGTTAAGGATTGCAATAAAACCAAACAAATAAAGCCCGAAAACATTATCCACATAGGTGATAACCCAAAGGCCGATATTGAAGGGGCCAATGCTGCGGGGTTGAAAAGCCACCTGATCAACTCAAACAATACATCAATACTAAGCCTGCTAAGCTTATGA
- a CDS encoding phosphoribosyltransferase family protein — MKATYSLHHINSATHFGFDADDYSRFKFGDGNVSRSFGADLAEGFIREQLSKQPVGQQMVVISSPYSFIPTATFAMKNHFVCGLNRWLAERGYPVVQETKVHRTITYKEDYGALNAEQRLKLIGNDSFHIDKDFLTGKTLLFLDDIKITGSHERMIMKMVAEYGLQNDIYMLYFSELVNKNIHPNIENFLNYHHVKNIFHLNDIIKADNFCVNTRIVKYILNYEHESFCIFIQDQSSKFINLLYDMALGNGYHTIDAYADNLNFIKQNLLTHNHKLIKHGN; from the coding sequence ATGAAAGCAACGTATTCATTACACCACATTAACAGCGCAACGCATTTTGGCTTCGATGCCGACGATTACAGTCGCTTTAAATTTGGCGATGGCAATGTATCGCGCTCGTTTGGTGCAGATCTGGCTGAGGGATTTATCCGAGAGCAGCTAAGCAAACAGCCTGTAGGGCAGCAAATGGTGGTAATATCAAGCCCATACTCGTTTATTCCTACGGCTACCTTCGCCATGAAAAATCACTTTGTTTGTGGCCTTAACCGCTGGCTGGCCGAACGTGGTTACCCCGTGGTGCAGGAAACAAAAGTACACCGTACCATAACTTACAAAGAAGACTATGGCGCGCTGAACGCCGAGCAAAGGCTGAAACTGATTGGTAACGATTCGTTTCACATTGATAAGGATTTTTTGACGGGCAAAACCTTGCTGTTTTTGGATGATATCAAAATTACAGGCAGCCACGAACGCATGATTATGAAAATGGTGGCTGAATATGGCTTACAGAACGATATTTACATGCTGTACTTTTCCGAACTGGTGAACAAAAACATTCATCCCAACATTGAGAATTTCCTGAACTATCACCATGTAAAAAATATCTTCCACCTTAATGATATCATCAAGGCCGATAATTTTTGCGTTAACACCCGTATAGTAAAATACATACTGAACTACGAGCACGAAAGTTTTTGCATTTTTATACAGGATCAAAGCAGCAAATTCATAAACTTGCTATATGATATGGCTTTGGGCAATGGCTATCATACCATTGATGCCTATGCCGATAACCTTAACTTTATTAAACAGAACCTATTAACACACAACCATAAATTAATTAAACATGGCAATTAA
- a CDS encoding TerD family protein → MAINLQKGQREAINAPKFTVGLGWDTNNSSTGSAFDLDASVFILGDNKKLPADEFFVFYNNPKSPDGAVEHTGDNLTGAGDGDDEQIIVDLSKIDPRVTEICIVVTIHEAETRRQNFGQVRNSFVRIFDAATNTDILKYELEEDFSIETAVEFGRIYKKDNNWKFEAVGAGMKGGLQDYLTKYN, encoded by the coding sequence ATGGCAATTAACTTGCAAAAAGGCCAGCGGGAGGCAATTAATGCTCCTAAATTTACTGTAGGCCTTGGCTGGGACACCAATAATTCATCAACCGGTTCGGCATTTGATCTTGATGCTTCGGTATTTATTTTAGGCGATAACAAGAAATTACCTGCCGACGAGTTTTTCGTTTTCTACAACAACCCCAAATCTCCGGATGGCGCTGTTGAGCATACCGGCGATAACCTTACCGGCGCCGGCGATGGTGATGATGAGCAGATCATAGTAGATTTGTCGAAGATCGACCCGCGCGTAACCGAGATCTGCATCGTGGTAACCATTCACGAAGCTGAAACCCGCCGCCAGAATTTTGGGCAGGTGCGCAACTCTTTCGTACGCATTTTTGATGCCGCGACTAATACTGATATCCTTAAATACGAACTGGAAGAAGATTTTTCGATAGAAACCGCCGTTGAGTTTGGCCGTATCTACAAAAAAGATAACAACTGGAAATTTGAAGCTGTAGGCGCGGGCATGAAAGGCGGTTTGCAGGATTATTTAACCAAATACAACTAA